CACTGGCACTGATTGCGGGATTGATAGCCATTTTCATGGCGCTGCGCGGACGCTCGGCCCGCCTGGCAGGGGCGCAGTCGGAACCGGTGGCAAAACTTTCCGAGGAAGAAGAACACCGCTTGCAGGCCCTTCTGGACAAGGACGACTGACGCCAGCACCTTGCTCTGGCTTCGTCCACGAGCTGTGGTCACAGTGTTCACACCAAGGCGTGACTTGCATGACTTGCCCTCATGCTTACCTCTGGCCAAGCAGAAGCTGGAGGGATTGAAGATGGCAAATCGCCCGCAGAAACTGGAATTCGATGGCGCTCACGGCGCCAGGCTCGCAGCCCGGCTGGATCTTCCGGCCGGCAAGGTCCGGGCCTTCGCACTCTTTGCGCACTGTTTCACCTGTTCCAAGGACATCCCGGCGGCAAGGCACATCGCCGGTGCGCTGGCCGCAGAAGGCATAGCGGTCTTGAGGTTCGATTTCACCGGCCTCGGCGGCAGTGGTGGTGATTTTTCGTCCACCGGCTTTTCCTCCAATGTGGAAGACCTGAAGCGGGCCGCGGACTTCCTGCGGCAGAACTTCCAGGCGCCACAGCTGCTGATCGGACATTCCCTCGGCGGTGCCGCAGTCCTGTCTGTAGCAAGCGAGATCCCGGAAGCGCGCGCCGTTGTCACGATTGGCGCACCGTCCGACGCCGATCATGTGATCCATAACTTCAAGGGAGCCGAGGACGCGATCCGTCGCGACGGGGCTGGCGAAGTCGACCTGGCCGGTCGCTCCTTCACCATTCGCAAGGAATTCCTGGACGATCTGGAACAGCAGTCGGTTCGTGACAAGGTTGCCCGTCTTGGCAAGGCTCTTCTGGTCATGCATGCGCCGCTGGATGATACGGTCGGGATCGACAACGCGACCAATATCTTCGTCGCGGCCAAACATCCGAAAAGTTTCGTGTCCCTGGACAAGGCCGATCACCTTCTGTCGCGAGGTGTGGATGCCGCCTATGCAGCCCGCGTGATCGCCGGCTGGGCAAGCGGATACCTGGATGAAGAAGCGTCAGGAGGAGACAAAGCGGAAAAGGCAGGCGTCGATGTTGTCGAGACGGGGCAGGGGAAATTCCAGGCGATGGTCGCCTGCGGTGGGCACCGGTTGCTTGCGGATGAACCAGTGGATTATGGCGGCCTCGATAGTGGCTTGTCGCCCTACGGTTTCCTGTCGGCAGCGCTTGGGGCCTGTACGGTCATGACCTTGCGCATGTATGCGGACCGGAAAGGGCTTCAGGTCGACCGGATCGGCACGCAGGTCCTGCATGGCAAGGTTCATGCCGCCGATTGCACGGACGAATTGAAGGAAAAGGGTGGACGGATAGACCGGTTCGAGCGGCTGATCACGCTGGAGGGGGATCTTGACGAGGCCACAAGAACCCGGATGCTGGAAATCGCTGACAAATGTCCGGTGCACAGGACGCTTGAGACCGGTGCCGCCGTTGTGACGCGGGAAGTAGGCCCGGCCACCTGAAGACTGAAAGCAGGCGGTCTCAGGCCGCCTGGGTTTCCAGGGTCTGCAGACGGATCTTCATGAAGGAGAGCAGGCGACGTGCGTCCCGGTCCGACAGGGACTGGTAATCGTTGGCCCAGTTCTCGGCGGTTGATTGCGGCTGCTTGTTGTGCATGGCGCGCGCCTTGCAAAGGGCATGATAGTCGCTGTTTTCAACGCCCATGGCACGGCACAGGACGGCAACACCGGTGGAATCGTATCGGACCATGACATTGGTCACGTATTTCTGTTCAAGGCCGGCCATCTCTGATAGGAGGAAACAGATGTCAAACAGGTTGTTGGAAAGGGCCAGCTGGGTAATCGCCTTGCCGAGCGTACGCTGACCGGCCCGGATTTCCTTCAACGTCGCCTTGGCGTTGATCCGGGTGGCCTTGCGCTCCAGCTTGGAACTGGCAACAACCTTGCTGGCCTTGTGGAACAGGTCGTTGATCAGGTCCTCATTGTCCTTGCGCATCTGGCGGATCTTGGCCTGCTGCTGGGACGGCATCTGCTCGATCAGCCTGTCATAGTCGGATTCGGTGACGTCGGCCCGTTCCATCATGGCGTCGCGGATCTTCTCGTCGCGCTCGGCCAGTTTGATCAGCAATCGTGACCCCCAATCCGAGATCTGGGCGCCGTCATTGGCTGCGACCGATTGCTTGACCGGGCTTTCTCCGCGCTCCAGCAACACGTCGGTGACATTGGATTCCAGATGCTTGCGTTTGGAAATGGCGAGCAGGTGTCCCTGGCCCATTGTCTTGGCAAGTCGCAGGATGTCCTCGGTCTTGAGAGCATTGGACGATGTCAGCATCGGCCGGGCGATATCGATCTCTTCCCGGGCCAGTTCATAAGCGACCTTGTTGGACGTGCTGTCGATCGGAGCGAGCTGCTCCGAGATCGTTTTTTTCTGCTCCGGCTCCATTGTCGGGAGCATGCCTTCCAGCACCGTGTTGAAGAGCGTGATCTCTTCCGTCTGGTAACTGTCGGCGCCGGTGACAAAAAGTTCTGTCACATGCTCCACCAGTTGATGACGTTTTTCCGGGGTGCTGTCCTGTGCAAGACTTAGAAGGTCATTGATCATTTGAGGCCGTCCGTTTTTGTATGCATAGACCTACCTCAGAGACAGTTTACAAGTGTCTAAAGCGCGATTGAAAAATTGGATTAATCTTGTAGAGTATTGATATAAATTACAGGTGTGGAAAGTTGGCTGGATAATTACTGGTAGTGGTTGCGGTTTTACTCTACCGGAATGCGGTTCTGGCTGGCCGAAAGCGGTCGTTCTTGAGTGTCGATGGCACCGGTTCTGGCAGGGAGTGTGGACAAGGCCCGGAAGGTCCGAAACTCAGGCCGCCTCTTCCTGTTTGGCCGCCTTGAGTTTCATC
This genomic interval from Labrenzia sp. VG12 contains the following:
- a CDS encoding DUF2336 domain-containing protein; this encodes MINDLLSLAQDSTPEKRHQLVEHVTELFVTGADSYQTEEITLFNTVLEGMLPTMEPEQKKTISEQLAPIDSTSNKVAYELAREEIDIARPMLTSSNALKTEDILRLAKTMGQGHLLAISKRKHLESNVTDVLLERGESPVKQSVAANDGAQISDWGSRLLIKLAERDEKIRDAMMERADVTESDYDRLIEQMPSQQQAKIRQMRKDNEDLINDLFHKASKVVASSKLERKATRINAKATLKEIRAGQRTLGKAITQLALSNNLFDICFLLSEMAGLEQKYVTNVMVRYDSTGVAVLCRAMGVENSDYHALCKARAMHNKQPQSTAENWANDYQSLSDRDARRLLSFMKIRLQTLETQAA
- a CDS encoding bifunctional alpha/beta hydrolase/OsmC family protein, whose product is MANRPQKLEFDGAHGARLAARLDLPAGKVRAFALFAHCFTCSKDIPAARHIAGALAAEGIAVLRFDFTGLGGSGGDFSSTGFSSNVEDLKRAADFLRQNFQAPQLLIGHSLGGAAVLSVASEIPEARAVVTIGAPSDADHVIHNFKGAEDAIRRDGAGEVDLAGRSFTIRKEFLDDLEQQSVRDKVARLGKALLVMHAPLDDTVGIDNATNIFVAAKHPKSFVSLDKADHLLSRGVDAAYAARVIAGWASGYLDEEASGGDKAEKAGVDVVETGQGKFQAMVACGGHRLLADEPVDYGGLDSGLSPYGFLSAALGACTVMTLRMYADRKGLQVDRIGTQVLHGKVHAADCTDELKEKGGRIDRFERLITLEGDLDEATRTRMLEIADKCPVHRTLETGAAVVTREVGPAT